The following proteins are co-located in the Oscillospiraceae bacterium genome:
- a CDS encoding OmpA family protein, which produces MSGYELTLRGKLTLVLLAAIMLTAIYSAYALLGQAGNSSATMPTPPAGNLQPPVSLPDDVTPTSPSFPPADPTPGTPPSPVSPAEPQPDSSGPDKPAVPNAPDSPSSAPPVSAQIPQTKLTVYFMPGDTALSDMARDDLQNFVRLVPGFQNVSVLIEGSALPGEYDGEPEELAGRRARAIAEYLKELGVPADHTIPTTFFAPNSEFSGAILSYTGRNGK; this is translated from the coding sequence GTGAGTGGATACGAATTGACATTGCGCGGCAAGCTGACGCTCGTCCTTCTGGCTGCCATCATGCTGACGGCCATCTACTCCGCTTACGCACTCTTGGGGCAGGCGGGGAATTCGTCGGCCACGATGCCCACGCCGCCGGCCGGGAATCTGCAGCCGCCGGTATCTCTGCCGGACGACGTCACGCCGACGTCGCCTTCTTTTCCGCCGGCGGATCCCACGCCGGGTACGCCGCCTTCCCCTGTTTCCCCGGCGGAACCGCAGCCGGATTCGAGCGGTCCGGACAAGCCGGCCGTTCCGAATGCGCCGGATTCACCGTCCTCTGCACCGCCGGTATCGGCGCAGATCCCGCAGACAAAGCTTACGGTGTACTTCATGCCGGGCGACACCGCGCTCTCCGATATGGCGCGGGACGACTTGCAAAATTTTGTACGCCTGGTGCCTGGTTTCCAGAACGTCTCCGTCCTCATCGAGGGGTCCGCCCTGCCCGGCGAATACGACGGCGAACCGGAGGAACTGGCCGGCCGGCGCGCCCGCGCCATCGCGGAATATCTCAAAGAACTCGGCGTGCCCGCGGACCACACAATCCCCACGACGTTTTTTGCGCCCAACAGCGAGTTTTCCGGCGCCATTTTGTCCTACACGGGTCGAAACGGAAAATGA